A stretch of Telopea speciosissima isolate NSW1024214 ecotype Mountain lineage chromosome 11, Tspe_v1, whole genome shotgun sequence DNA encodes these proteins:
- the LOC122646307 gene encoding monoacylglycerol lipase-like, whose amino-acid sequence MLCLGPTLPVKESELYIVSWNRFHCKERARRLSVGKKSAKGAEFSIVSLKRFYGKDKAKKLPVNRKFEVRLSHSLRGRSLTMEPTGKMTDASLSLLLTSGASGRVNALLSLRVLKSLVMLINAFVMLLIVPFRGRRRCGVTASAEKSPKDEKQEISSLRKTTVLRVPAAMVPRKSNSAALTDQEVAARRALAIRRATQDKDSTSAREIFLFVTSRGETLFTQMWTPVFIKIKGIAIILHGLNEHSGRYSDFAKQLNANGFKVYGMDWIGHGGSDGLHGYVHSLDYAVSDMKAFVEKVTAENPGLPCFCFGHSTGAAIVLKALLDPKSEALIEGVVLTSPALRVQASHPVFGVLAPIFSFLLPKYQFSGANKKGMPVSRDPEALVTKYSDPLVYTGSMRIRTGSEILRITAYLQQNLRKLSVPFLVLHGTADTLTDPEASLKLYEEASSTDKSIKLYEGFLHDLLFEPERDDIANYIIDWLNSRVKV is encoded by the exons ATGCTCTGCTTAGGACCAACGTTGCCGGTGAAAGAATCAGAGCTTTATATTGTTTCGTGGAACCGATTCCATTGTAAGGAGAGAGCGAGAAGGCTCTCCGTCGGGAAGAAATCGGCAAAAGGAGCTGAATTCTCGATTGTTTCTTTGAAGCGGTTTTATGGTAAGGATAAAGCGAAGAAGCTCCCCGTAAATAGGAAATTTGAGGTCAGGTTATCTCATTCGTTGAGAGGAAGGTCATTGACGATGGAACCGACGGGGAAGATGACCGACGCTTCGTTATCGTTGCTCCTCACATCTGGAGCGAGCGGACGCGTAAATGCTTTGTTATCGCTGCGGGTGTTGAAGAGTCTAGTAATGCTGATTAATGCGTTTGTGATGCTCTTGATCGTGCCATTCCGAGGGCGGAGACGCTGTGGGGTGACGGCATCGGCGGAGAAATCACCAAAGGATGAGAAGCAAGAAATTAGTAGTCTCAGGAAGACTACGGTGTTGCGTGTCCCTGCGGCAATGGTTCCTCGGAAGAGCAATTCAGCGGCTTTGACGGATCAGGAGGTGGCCGCAAGGAGAGCGCTTGCAATCAGGCGCGCAACTCAGGACAAGGACAGTACCTCAGCTAGAGAAATTTTCCTCTTTGTTACTTCGAGAGGTGAAACGCTATTCACGCAAATGTGGACACCTGTTTTCATTAAGATCAA GGGAATTGCTATTATTTTACATGGCCTGAATGAGCACAG TGGCAGATACAGTGACTTTGCAAAACAGCTTAATGCCAATGGCTTTAAAGTTTATGGAATGGATTGGATTG GGCACGGTGGAAGTGATGGGCTGCATGGCTATGTACATTCTCTTGATTATGCTGTTAGCGACATG AAAGCATTTGTGGAGAAGGTCACTGCAGAAAATCCCGGTCTTCCATGTTTTTGCTTTGGACATTCAACAGGTGCAGCCATTGTCTTAAAG GCATTGTTGGACCCAAAGAGTGAAGCCCTCATAGAAGGTGTGGTTTTGACTTCACCAGCCCTACGAGTTCAGGCATCCCATCCAGTCTTTGGG GTGCTGGCtcctattttctcatttttattaCCTAAGTATCAATTCAGTGGTGCAAACAAGAAGGGAATGCCAGTATCTCGCGACCCTGAGGCTCTAGTAACCAAGTACTCAGACCCACTTGTTTACACTGGTTCAATGAGGATCAGGACTGGCTCAGAGATTCTCCGAATCACAGCCTATTTGCAGCAGAACTTGAGAAAACTAAGTGTACCATTTCTAGTTCTCCATGGCACTGCTGATACTCTTACTGATCCTGAAGCCTCACTAAAATTGTACGAAGAAGCCTCGTCAACTGACAAATCGATCAAATTGTACGAAGGATTCTTACATGATCTCCTTTTTGAGCCTGAACGAGATGATATTGCTAACTACATCATCGACTGGTTGAATTCTAGAGTGAAGGTTTAA
- the LOC122645284 gene encoding uncharacterized protein LOC122645284 has protein sequence MFSTQVLDGFRGVCRNLDSLFTFEFAYGIGWNYDLAAEAIAAKSAMILAITLNLNKIIIESDNLLIKQLLSRSSNAIPWRIAPILNDCFNMLHMFEDIRFSHVLREGNAVADSLVSFASTTQDSNFWFSPPPSISPLLYADSFGTLFLRQ, from the coding sequence ATGTTCAGTACCCAGGTCTTGGATGGTTTCAGAGGTGTGTGTCGCAATTTGGATTCTCTTTTCACTTTTGAATTTGCTTATGGGATCGGATGGAATTATGATCTGGCTGCTGAAGCTATTGCCGCTAAATCTGCTATGATCCTTGCTATCACCCTGAACCTCAACAAAATTATCATTGAGAGCGACAACCTGTTAATCAAGCAACTCCTGAGCAGATCTTCGAACGCAATTCCTTGGAGGATCGCTCCCATTTTGAATGACTGTTTCAATATGCTTCACATGTTTGAGGACATCAGATTCAGCCATGTCCTAAGGGAAGGAAATGCTGTGGCGGATTCACTTGTGTCATTTGCGTCTACTACACAAGATTCCAACTTTTGgttttcccctcccccttctatCTCCCCCTTACTGTATGCTGACTCTTTTGGAACTTTGTTCCTTCGTcaataa